The nucleotide sequence AGAGATCGAGCAGGAGCAGGCTGCGATTGTAGAGGGTCTGTCCGTGCGCTGGGATCTGCTGGCTGATGCGGCCAAAGGTCCTCTGGTGTGGCGTGCCATCGCCCGTCAGATGGGTCCACAGGCGCTGCGGATGAACCTCAACACGCTGCTGCGTCATGACGTGTTCAAGGATTATGCTCTGATTGACGAGGTGGCGAACCGCCTGGTTGACAAGGAGGCAATCCGACGTTCGCGGCAGTTTCCGTACCAGTTTCTGGCTGCGTATCTGAACGCGTCGGACCAGATTCCGCACAAGATCACAAAGGCGCTGCATGAGGCTGCTGAGATCGCCTGTGGAAACGTGCCTGAGTTGTCAGGTCCGGTGGTGATCGGACTCGACACGTCCGGTTCGATGGCGAGTTCGGTGACGGGCTGGCAGCATCGCAGTTCGTACAGCAAGATGCGCTGTGTGGACGTGGCGGCGCTGTTTGCTGCTGCGGTTCTGCGTCGTAATCCGGACAGCGTGGTGATTCCCTTCGATACGCGGGCGTACAACGTGCGGATCGATCCAGCCGACTCGATTCTGAGTCTGTCGGAGCGACTGGCGAAGTATGGCGGCGGTGGGACCGACTGTTCGATTCCGCTTCGCGAAGCCAATGTACGACTGGGTCAGCGCGCGTTTGCCGGCTGTGTGCTGGTGAGCGACAACGAGAGCTGGGTTGGTACAGGCCGAAATGGTTCGACCGGTGTGATGACTGCGTGGCAGACGTTCGCGCAGAATCAGCGGCGACTGGGCGTGGCGGATCCCAAGCTGGTGTGTATCGACATCCAGCCTTATGGTTCGTCGCAGGCTACGGAGCGTGACGACATCCTGAACATCGGCGGCTTCAGTGACGCGGTGTTCAACGTGGTGACGTCCTTCCTGAGCAACAGCGCCAGCCGCTTCGTTGCGGAAGTCGAGTCGATCACAGTCTGATCGATGTTATTGTTAATCAGGGACACCCCTGGTCTGATGTTTCGGGCCAGGGGCTTTTTGTTTGTCAGATTCGTTTAGGACGCTTTCGTCAGTCCTCTCTTGACAGTTTATTCTCATTTAAACGAAAATACAGTACCGATTCTCTTGATGGGTTATCCCGAAATCATTCAGTCAAAATTAAGTTCTGATAATGATCGAAGACATATTTGCGAATTCGATTCTGGTTTCCCTTGTCGCCGTACCATTGGTTTTATGGCTTGGACGGCAAAAGGTGTATGACGTATTCCCTACCCACGGCAAGTGGACGATTTTATTGAGTTGTGTTGTGGTCTTCAACATTCTTGCAGCCATCGTACACTTGAGTTTCGGAACCCGTGTTTCAGGTGTCAGCGTACTCTATTGGGGGGGCATTCTGTTCCTCGCATTCATCTGGATTCGAACGCTCGCTTTGCTCACTCATCAAGTTTCCACCTGACCAGGCATTACACACGGAGCCGCGGTCGGCGCTGAAGCCAACTGTGAGTAATCCAATTCCGACACCAGCAACACACAGCACTGACGGACATGCATCGGCAAGGCCATCACGATTGTGGCGATTTTTACGGACGGTGGTTGTTTCCGTTTTTGTGTGTTGTTGCTTCGTTGCTCTGGGGGCGATCATGGGGGGGACTCAGTTGCTACACGGGCAAAGCTGAAGAAATTCCGAAATGGAATGGATGGTCGTATTTCATGTTTTCAGTGAAGGAATTCAGTAAGTTTGGCGCAGTACTTTCTTTTCCATTTGTATTACTTGCGTTCGCAATTTCCAGGGTCTACTTCGCGGTCGAACAAAGAAATCTGATCGGAAAGATGGTGACGATATGCAGTCTTATCTGGAAGGAAACAGAACATTTCGTGCTGTTGAAAGTGTGAAGAATGATACTCTGGAATTATGAGCCAACTCTGCTGGTTTCCTGTTCGCTACGCTCACCCCGAATTGCATTCGGGGCCACCCGTCAGAGAAATTATCATTACCAAGAAAAACTGATGTTCTGACAGGGAGTGCCTGTCAAACGCACCGGTCGCCTGCTGATTTGCGGGCAGGGAATGATTTCATTTTTACGGGCCGGAAAAGAGGGCTTTTTCTTCTTCGTCCTGCACGATGATTTTCGGGCGGATAAACAGGAAACTGCGGGTCTGCTCCAGACTGGTGTACTTGTAGACCAGTTCGCCAGTGTCTGCTATTTTAACTGATACGGGGATTTCTGTCTTCTGCTGGGCGATTTCGATGAGGATCGTCTGGCGATCGGGAACCGTATTCACGCAGGTCCACATGGCGGCAGCAGACGATTGGGGGTTGCTGACCCGCAGGTTGAGGCGGACGTCCCGGCGGTCGGCGGAAATGACCGGCTGGATATAGCAGGGATGCTTCAGCGGATGCTGTTTGCCGCCGGCGGTGTAGTTCGTCACGCCAGCCGTCTGTGCATTGAGCAGGGTGACCTGGGGCGCCTGGATCAAATTTGTCCGGGCGTTGTTTTGTGCCTCGTTCAACAGCAGGGCCACTTCTTTATCTGTGAGGATGATGCCCTCGAGGGGGCCGTTGTTCTGTGGCTGCGGACGGGCGGTTTTCTGCTTATCGAGATCGAGGCCGATCTGTTCCCAGAAGTCCTCTGGTACGTTTTCGAGAAAATGCATTTCCAGCGAAATCTGGAAGTCCTGCTGTCGACGAAGTTCCGTAAACAGGTCCTCGATTCGCTGATGCGTCTTTGAGGTCTGGCGGATGACGAGACTCTGCGAGGCCGCATGCGGTTGAATTGAGCCGTTACCTCCGACGGTCTCCCAGCTGTCGGGGTCTACCGTCGTCTGGATGAGGTCGATGAGCGATTCGAAATCGATTGCGGGCGTGTTTGGCACGGGTTCTGTTTCGTCAGCAGGCACCGGACCGGCGAGGGGGACGGGAACTGCTAAATCGGCAACCGGATAGCTCGCGACGTACGGCTTTCCCAGGGAGCGCGTGCGGCTGGTGATGACGACGACTTCGTCTCTGATGATATACGCGAGGTCCATAGGTTCCAGCAACAGATTGAGAACACTCTTCGACTTAATGCCTTTGACTTCGATGGTGACAGGAGTCTTGGGGGTTAAGCCGACCTCCTCCAGTCCGAAGGAATCGAGGAAGAGGTTAATGCCGCTCCGCCGGGAGATTTCTCTTAACACTTCGGACAGAGGCATTTCTTCCATCGTCAGTGCAATCGGTTGCTGGAGTGCTTTCCAGGTCTTCAATTCGAGGGGAGAGGCATTCGCCGGTGGTTTTGCGTTCGAGGAATCTGCTGCGTCGACCGGGGAAAAGGCGGCGCTCAGGGTGAGCATCCAGAGGGTGAGAGGTAAGAAATATCGCATGCTTTGCTTCCTTTCACGACTGGGTGGCCCCAGTTCGAGGTGATCGATTCCGTTCCCAGCGGGTAGGTCCAGTGGACCCGCGCCAGGCCTGCGTGTGGCTCTGACAGCGGCGGCGAATCGCATCCACTTGCCCTCACTGGACTTGGATGATCGCTCTGTTTCGTCCGGCGTATAGTTGCTATTGTTTAATCACAATTGTCTACTACTAGAGCCGCGGCACTCTACCCGCAGTGCCGGAAATCTGTCAAGAGGAACCAGAAGCATGGCCGCTGGTCGGGCCGTCATCGGTGCGACTTGTGAATGGGCGTTTCTGGAAGAAAATGTCGGGCAGGATCCCCGGCGTTGAAGTCCGGCCCTCGTTCGACAAACTTGTTGTAATCCGATGGAAATCCGCTATGTTGAAGATGATGGTTTTCCGAATTGATTTCGCCTGCTGCAAAATCGGGCTGCAAACGAGGTTTTCCCATGGATGACAAATACTTTTCTCGCCGGGCCTGCTGGCACACGATGGAGGGCCAACTGGTTGTGCATGATACCTTCAGCGATCAGGCTCCCCGGATGATCACCATGGAACCATGGTACGGGGTGGTCTTCATGTCTGCCGATGGGGAGCACACGGTCGACGAATTCGTTTCCAATATGGCCGGCCAGTACGAAGGGGGCGCACCGGCGGGGCTACGTGAACAGATCCACGAAATCATCGGTACGTTGATTGAGGAAGGTATTTTGCGTCTCCACGATGAGCGCGAGCCGCTGCCGGCCTATTTTGCGGAAGAGTATTTTGAGCAAGATGCGGAAATCCGGAAACAGCAGATGCAGGCGGACGGTCTGATTGATTGATCGCTCAGGATCAGCAGGAAAGGGGAGGAGCATGACGCCGGAAGCGTTGCTGACCGAGTTCTCGATCAAGATTTATGAACCGCCACTCTCCGAGATGCGCGAGGATGGCAGAATCTGTGATCTGTCTGATCCGGTGGCGGTCCTGATGCTCATCATTGACTTTGAAACCGAGGTCTCCATGAATGGTATCAACAATTTTCTCGGGAATAGCAGTGGTCAGTATGCGCATGAAACCGTTGCTGCGTTGCAGACGATCGGCGCAAAGACTCAGGCCAACCTGCTCCAGAAAATTCTGATCGTAGCTGCCAATGCCGGCATGACCCATGACACGATTCAGGCAGATCGGTCGGGCCTCGAGGAGTTTTCGATCACGAGCTTCCAAAAACTGCATGGTGACAAATGGGATGCCGCGTCCGCTGAGATCCAGGAGCTCGAAGAGCAGATTGATTACTCCGACATGTTTGAATGGGCAGAGGAGTATGCAGGGAATCACAGCGCAGAGCTGCACCAGGCGCTGGGCATCAGACCGGATTAAGAAAATCTTATCTTCAGATCAGTGAGCAGCATGGCTGGAACTGGGAGATCGAACTGGTGCCTGACCCCGATCTCGTGCTGAGTCGAGCTGACCAGATTGTTGCTTCCGCCGACAGCCAGATTCTCAACCAGGCCGAACGCTGGTTCAACCTGGCACGTTGCGCCATTGAGACGCGGATTCCCGCTGCCTGGATTGTGGATTTGTCGAGGGGAGAGGGTTTGACTGTCATGCAGGAACGCCCTGATCTGTAATGGGATCAGGTTTATTTGAGACAGCAGTCTTGAGCGGAGCGATCTGGTAAACGCCCCGGGTGGTATGTAAAGCCTGTTCCAGTAAAGAGAAAATTTCCAGAATTATAGTTGACATAAAAATAGTTTATATGTAAATTAAAGATGTATGAGGCAGAGCTAAGTCAGCGATCTGAAGGTTCTCAATCTGACAGACAGACAGGCAGTTAAGCCGCAGTGACAAGGAGTCGATCAGAGCAGACATAATCTGACTTAATGATCTGAAAAAACTTTTTATTTGGGCAAATAGTTTACATGTAAGCTAATGTTTGAGAAATGAAGGGAGGCTGAGGAACTGAGAGGAGAGGATCGTCCGGATTTTACTGGACGGCGTAGAAATCACGTGCGTATAAATAGACTGATCCAGCCGCTCGCTGAGTGAAGTTTCCAGCAAATGAAACTGAAAATATCTCTATTCATCACTTTGTTTAATAGAAAAGAAACCCATGAAAAATATTCTTCCCGATACTGATGGCGGACTGCTGACGGCAGAGAACTGTGCTCTTGTATTTATTGATCATCAACCACAGATGGCGTTTGGTGTATCGAATCAGATTGATCGCCAGCTGCTGATGAATAATGTTTTGATGCTTGCCAAAGGGGCCAAAGAGTTTGATGTCCCTGTTATTTTGACAACGGTCGAAACCGAATCATTCAGCGGGGCGATGTGGCCTCAGTTGCTGGATATTTTTCCTGATCAGTCTCCGATTGAACGTACGGGAATGAATTCCTGGGACACGGAAGCTTTTCGTGAAGCCATCAAGGCGACGGGCAAAAAAAACATTATTCTCTCGGGGCTGTGGACAGAGGTCTGCATCACCTGGCCGACGTTGAACATGCTTGACGAAGGTTACAACATCTATGTTGTGGAAGATGCCTGTGGCGGCACTTCGCAGGCTGCTCACGATGCGGCTTTGTCACGCATGGTACAGGCTGGTGCCGTCCGCATGACAACGATTGCGACGGTGCTTGAATTCCAGCGTGACTGGGCCAACCGGGAGCATTACAACGCGTTAATGGATCTGTTTCGTGAACATGGCGGAGCTTACGGAATTGGAATTGAGTACTGTTACACCATGGTTCATAACGCACCAGCGGCCCGGAAGGTTACCTGATCGTGTCGCCTGTGGGCACGCGGTCCAGAAGTCGCTGGAAATGCTGCTGTAAAAGTCCAGCACAAGCCTGTTGAATTCAGTGGAGATGTGAGATGTCAGTCGTTCATGTTGCAGTCACACGTAATGTGCGTTTGGGGATGGAGGAGCAGTTTGATGCGAAGCTGCTCTCCTTCATTCGCGAGTCAATGTCCTCGGAAGGAGTTCTGGGAGTGCATATACTCCGGCCGGCTCCCCAGACGGGCAGTCGTGAATATGGTGTGCTGCGTACGTTTGAGAGTGAAGAAGCGGCTGAGAAATTTTATGCCTCGGATCTGTTTCACCTCTGGCTGGATGATGCAGAACCATTGGTCGAAGGTGAGCCTGTGCATCGCAGGCTCACCGGACTGGAGGCATTCTTCCGGTCTGGCCGGGGTGCAATGCCGCCGCGCTGGAAGATGGCATGCCTGACTTTTCTGGGGGTCTTTCCAGCGGTTTTATTCTGGTCTACGGTACTGCTGCCTGTGTTGGAGGGGCAACACTGGCTGGTATTCTCCATGGCAGTGAATGTCTGTGTTGTTGTTACGCTTACGTGGTTTGTGATGCCTTTCATTACAAAAATATTTCATCCCTGGCTGCAGACCGGGCACGCGGAGCGGATTTCTATTCCCAGGTGATTCCGGAAAACGCGTCTGTTCTCTGATCGGGCCGTTTCTTTTTATACGAAAGAAGGTCAGCAATGTCCGTTGATACGATTCTTTATAATGGTCGCATTACTACACAGGATCCCTCCCATCCCGAAGTCGCTGCCATCGCTGTTTCGGAGGGGCGGGTGGCAGCGATCGGAACCAGTGACGAGATCCGGGCGCTGGCGGAGCCATCCACCCGGCAGATTGATCTGGAGCATCGGCGTGTCATTCCCGGATTGAATGATTCGCATCTGCATGTGATTCGGGCCGGTCTGTTTTCGAATCTCGAATTGCGCTGGGATGGCGTACCCACCATTGCAGAAGCAATGAGTCAACTGAAAGGTCAGGCTGCCCGAACCCCTCCTCCCCAATGGGTGCGTGTGATTGGAGGCTGGAACGAATTTCAGTTTGCTGAAGGTCGCATGCCCACGTTTAAGGAGTTGAACGCAGCGGCTCCTGATACACCTGTGTTCCTGTTGCATCTGTATGATTCTGCGATGTTGAATAAGGCGGCCATCCATGCATTGGGCATGGATAAAAATACGCCGAACCCACCAGGGGGCGTCGTGGTGAAAGATCAGCGGGGTAACCCGACTGGATTGCTGATTGCCGAGCCGAATGCCTTGATTCTGTATTCCACAATCGCCAATGCGCCCAAGCTGTCGATGGAGGATCAGCTCAATTCCTCTCGTCATTTTATGCGCGAGTTGAATCGGTTTGGCGTCACCAGTGTTGCGGACGCCGGTGGCGGTGGGCAGAATTATCCCGACGATTATGCTGTCGTCAATCAACTGGAAAAAGCCGGCCAATTGACGCTCCGCATTGCCTACAGCCTGTTTGCGCAGAATTCGGGTGAAGAACTGAATGACTATACGCGTTGGCTCGATATGACAAAGCCGGGTGCCGGTTCGGATCTGCTCCGCGTGAATGGAGCCGGTGAGAATTTAGCCTGGAGCGCGGCCGATTTTGAAAATTTTCTGCAGCCACGACCCGATTTGAAACCGGTGATGGAATCAGAGCTTGAGGCGATTGTGATGAAGCTTGCTGAAGCCAGGTGGCCATGGCGAATTCATGCGACCTACGATGAAACTATCGATCGATTTCTGAATGTTTTCGAACGTGTGCATCGCGCGCATCCGATTGATGATCTGCGGTGGTTTATCGATCACGCCGAGACGGTTTCCGATCGCAATCTGGAACGGATTCAGAAACTGGGCGGCGGCATTGCTATTCAGCATCGCATGGCTTACCAGGGGGAATACTTCATTCGACGTTACGGAGTCGAAGAAGTCAAACGGCATCCTCCTGTCCGTCAGATGTTGAAGATGGGGATTCCCGTGGGAGCCGGGACGGACGGCACGCGGGTTGCCAGCTATCACCCATGGACCTGTCTGTGGTGGATGGTCACAGGGAAAACGGTGGGGGGAACAGTGCTGCATGATCAGGAAGACTGCCTGTCCCGCTCAGAAGCGTTGCGTTTATATACACAGGGGAGTGCCTGGTTCAGTAATGAAGACGACCGTAAAGGAACATTGTCAGTGGGTCAATTCGCAGACCTGGCAGTTTTGTCTGACGATTATTTTTCTGTAGAAGCAGATGCGATCCGCCAGATCGAAAGTGTACTGACAATGCTGGGAGGCAAGGTTGTTTATGGTAAAAAAAACTATGCGAATTTGTCGCCGGAACTTCCCCCGGTCAGTCCTGACTGGTCACCCGTGGCATTTTACGGTGGATACGATAACAGCCAGCCCGCGCCCCCCATTCACGAGCACACTCCCATTATGGCCCCTGACGGTCGCGTGTGGACAACCAGTTGTGGCTGTGGAAATTGATCAATTTCGAAGCGTGTCCTGACACCTTGAATGAGACGCACAACCATCGACGTACGGGTGTCCTACGCCTGGATTGTGGATCTGTCGGGAGAGTGACGAAAGCTCAAGCAACAGTAATCAGGGTCAGTCTGAATCTAAGCAGCTGACCCTGATTCTGTTCTGTCAGGCGACCTCCGGAATCCCGGTGTGATCGGCGGGGCGTGAAGCGGAGGTCGGCCAGTGAAACCGGCGTTGATCTTCCGCGATAGGGACGTCGTTGATGCTTGCTTCGCGGCGGCGCATTAAACCTTCTTCATCGAATTCCCAGAGCTCATTGCCGTAGGCGCGAAACCATTGACCGGCCGCATCGTGGTACTCGTACTGGAAGCGGACCGCGATGTGGTCGTCTGAAAAACTCCAGAGTGCTTTGACAAGTCGGTAATCGAGTTCCCGTTCCCATTTGTCAGACAGGAATTCCCGAATTCGATCGCGGCCCTGCAGGAACTGGTCGCGGTTGCGCCACTCTGAATCCGGGGAATAAGCCAGGGAGACTCTTTCGGGATCGCGGCTGTTCCAGGCATCTTCTGCGGCCCGGACTTTAGCGGTGGCGGTTTCGAGTGTGAACGGGGGTTTGAGAGCGGACATGAGATTCTCCTTTATTGGTTTGGGTTGCATTAGACAGACAGGTCTGCATAGTATGTGGTAAAAAAGTGGATGACCTCATTCAAAAACGTAACAATTTGATTGCACATTATACCAAAATAAAAGGGCTATTATTTCAGATGAAGTTCAACCGGGGCTAACGCCCTGCGGCTAATGGGTCTTTTTGCGAACCGAGCGTCTGAATAAAAAAAGTATACAGATCAGTCTATTGGGGGTCAAGTGGAATTTGATCGGATCATCGCTGGTATTTCGATTTCACTGCGATCTTCGATTATTGGCCCCCAAAGGCCTGGTCATCATCGCGCATATTTTTCAGTGCGCGGTCGACGATGCGGCGGAACTGTTGTTCCAGTTCGTCGACATTGCGTTTGTCCTGGGGGAGCATCATCCAGCACAGTTGCAGCGCCTGGCGCACGCTCTGGTCCACCTGTGCCGGGCTGAAGAGGTCGCGCATCTTGTCGAACGACTCTTCGTCATCAGGGTCGAATGTCTGAAACGCCATGGGTTGGGTCCTCTTATCGGAACAGAATGATAAAACAATATTACGGGTCGACCTGCCAGTGCAGGTTTTGGAATGTGGGTTGCGGGCCGCGCCAGTTTTTGCCGAGGATGCGTTGTTTCGTTTTGCTGCCGCGAGTGGGACGCTGGGCCTCGGCGGGGGTGAGCTTCAACTGACGGATACCTTGCCAGTCTGATAACGTTACGCCGGCCAGGTTTTGAAAGTCGGACGGTTTGAGGGTGATGGTCTGCCAGTCGGGGCCGCCGGTGAGTTCGACTTCGGTGGCGTAATCATCCAGGACGACCACCATTTGATTGGCTTCGGCGGCGCGAACTTCCAAAGCAAGTTGTGCCTGCGGCGGTGCTTTCCAGAGACCGTCATTCAGTTTGTGGGTTGTAATGGCCCATTTGTCGGGTTGATACGAAAACCATTCCTGCCGCCAGTTGTCCTGGAAATCTTCGATTAGCAGGGAAGGCTCGCGCGTGGCCTGAACGTCGGCTGCTTGTAATTCCGCAGGTGAGACCACCTGCAGCAGCGATGAAAGGTTGAACGACTTTGTGGTGTAAGAGCGATAGTAATAGCCGGCACCGGACACCGGTTCGTCGAGGGCATAGCGGATGTTGGCGTACACCCACAGAGGCTGATTGATATTGCCCAGGGGCAGATTCGCAATCCAGGCGTCCTCGGCTTTCACGGGTTTGACGTGATGCCAGAAGCGATGCTTGGTATTGAGCCGGTCCTGGGGACCTTCATCTGTTTTGCCCTGTCGGGAGTAATAGACGTCGATGGAGAGGATGGTTCGGGATTCGTCGGGAATCACTGTGAAGCGGGGCACGCCGTCTGTGGTGTTGAGCGTCAACTCTGTTTTGGGTGTCTGGGGAAACGTAAAGCTGCCTTTGAGATGCTGATCCATCCAGAGTATGGTGGCGACTTCGAAGTCGGGGGTGTCCTGATGATTGTGGTGTGGTGAGCAGGTGACGCGCCAGTCGCTGCTTTGAATTTCCTCGATGGCGGTCGGCAGATTGCCAATGCGCCCGTGAAAATCATTAGCGGGGCTGAGGAAAATGATGGGACAGGAAATCTGTTTGAGGCTGACGTTATCTCCCAGCGTCTGGCAGAACAGGGGGCTTCGGTTGTAGCGGTCGCTGATACCACCACACGAGGGGGCTGCTGCTTTGACGCGGGAATCGGGGGCCGTCAACACGGTGAGCTTGCCTCCCATCGAATGGCCATAAACTCCCAGGCGATCGGGGTCGACCAGGGGCTGCTGTTCGAGGAATGTCAAAGCCCGACGCGCAGCGAGCGCACACAGGAACCAGCCACTGTTACGCGGCGATTCAATGTTGTCGAGCGTCCAGGCATCCGGCTCAATGCCGGGGAACTGATTGCCCGGGTTTTTTCCGGGCGCATGATAGCCGTCGAGTGCGCCCCAGTCTGTGGTGACTTGATAGCGGGGATCGTCGGTCTTGCCGTCCCAGAACAGTTTCACTTCCGCGGGCGTTACCTGGTAGTCGGGGGCGTTGATGCGGCCGGCCCAGGCGATGGAGAGGGTCGCGTACCCGCGTTTGGCATTCAGCAGGCAGGCCCGGTAGTCGGCGTACTGTCCGCCGCCATGAATCTGCAGCAGGCCCGGCAATTTCTGTTTGTTGGCGACAGCCTGTTTGGGATAACCAAACACGGCCGCGAGCCGGGCGGTCTTACCTTTGAAGACGCCGATACGGAAACGGACGATCTGCAGGACGACGCCTTCTTCTTCCCACTCTTTAAGAACTTCAGTTTCCAGCGGTTCACTGCGGGGATCGAAGCCGGCCCACATTTCAGCGAAGTTCTGCGGTGCGTGTTCGTCTTGGAGTGCAGGTAGAGTTTCGGCTGCCTGCACTGAAGACTGCATGATTACGAACAGCAGGCAGACGAAGAGAGTTCGTTTATGAATGGTATGAGTCATGAAGGTAGTTCGCTTGTGAAAAGTAATGTAAGCCTGAAGAGATCTATTATATAAAATAAAAGATGACCGAAGCCATAAAAATGTTTATGCTGAGGATTAAGGGTTCGGGGGTCGCTTATGTATTTTCTGTTCGAGTGCGGTTGATTGACC is from Gimesia maris and encodes:
- a CDS encoding DMP19 family protein, translating into MTPEALLTEFSIKIYEPPLSEMREDGRICDLSDPVAVLMLIIDFETEVSMNGINNFLGNSSGQYAHETVAALQTIGAKTQANLLQKILIVAANAGMTHDTIQADRSGLEEFSITSFQKLHGDKWDAASAEIQELEEQIDYSDMFEWAEEYAGNHSAELHQALGIRPD
- a CDS encoding dienelactone hydrolase family protein encodes the protein MTHTIHKRTLFVCLLFVIMQSSVQAAETLPALQDEHAPQNFAEMWAGFDPRSEPLETEVLKEWEEEGVVLQIVRFRIGVFKGKTARLAAVFGYPKQAVANKQKLPGLLQIHGGGQYADYRACLLNAKRGYATLSIAWAGRINAPDYQVTPAEVKLFWDGKTDDPRYQVTTDWGALDGYHAPGKNPGNQFPGIEPDAWTLDNIESPRNSGWFLCALAARRALTFLEQQPLVDPDRLGVYGHSMGGKLTVLTAPDSRVKAAAPSCGGISDRYNRSPLFCQTLGDNVSLKQISCPIIFLSPANDFHGRIGNLPTAIEEIQSSDWRVTCSPHHNHQDTPDFEVATILWMDQHLKGSFTFPQTPKTELTLNTTDGVPRFTVIPDESRTILSIDVYYSRQGKTDEGPQDRLNTKHRFWHHVKPVKAEDAWIANLPLGNINQPLWVYANIRYALDEPVSGAGYYYRSYTTKSFNLSSLLQVVSPAELQAADVQATREPSLLIEDFQDNWRQEWFSYQPDKWAITTHKLNDGLWKAPPQAQLALEVRAAEANQMVVVLDDYATEVELTGGPDWQTITLKPSDFQNLAGVTLSDWQGIRQLKLTPAEAQRPTRGSKTKQRILGKNWRGPQPTFQNLHWQVDP
- a CDS encoding TROVE domain-containing protein; this translates as MANKSLFSNRQNQFPRADARNEAGGRAYKYEPKHALAQLAATGTFNGVFYANAQTQLDELRTLINQVDDNRFLAQLAVYARERACMKDMPAALLVTLSTRDTELLHRVFDRVVDNGRVLRTMFQMIRSGQFGRTGLSSSLQRAFQRWLNEASVGKLLSASIGNDPSLRDVLRLARPTPVDNARRALFGWLTDKELAKWAPATEADLPAQVQALMAYRGAEIEQEQAAIVEGLSVRWDLLADAAKGPLVWRAIARQMGPQALRMNLNTLLRHDVFKDYALIDEVANRLVDKEAIRRSRQFPYQFLAAYLNASDQIPHKITKALHEAAEIACGNVPELSGPVVIGLDTSGSMASSVTGWQHRSSYSKMRCVDVAALFAAAVLRRNPDSVVIPFDTRAYNVRIDPADSILSLSERLAKYGGGGTDCSIPLREANVRLGQRAFAGCVLVSDNESWVGTGRNGSTGVMTAWQTFAQNQRRLGVADPKLVCIDIQPYGSSQATERDDILNIGGFSDAVFNVVTSFLSNSASRFVAEVESITV
- a CDS encoding antibiotic biosynthesis monooxygenase, whose translation is MSVVHVAVTRNVRLGMEEQFDAKLLSFIRESMSSEGVLGVHILRPAPQTGSREYGVLRTFESEEAAEKFYASDLFHLWLDDAEPLVEGEPVHRRLTGLEAFFRSGRGAMPPRWKMACLTFLGVFPAVLFWSTVLLPVLEGQHWLVFSMAVNVCVVVTLTWFVMPFITKIFHPWLQTGHAERISIPR
- a CDS encoding DUF1348 family protein, yielding MSALKPPFTLETATAKVRAAEDAWNSRDPERVSLAYSPDSEWRNRDQFLQGRDRIREFLSDKWERELDYRLVKALWSFSDDHIAVRFQYEYHDAAGQWFRAYGNELWEFDEEGLMRRREASINDVPIAEDQRRFHWPTSASRPADHTGIPEVA
- a CDS encoding DUF5616 domain-containing protein: MPDPDLVLSRADQIVASADSQILNQAERWFNLARCAIETRIPAAWIVDLSRGEGLTVMQERPDL
- a CDS encoding amidohydrolase — encoded protein: MSVDTILYNGRITTQDPSHPEVAAIAVSEGRVAAIGTSDEIRALAEPSTRQIDLEHRRVIPGLNDSHLHVIRAGLFSNLELRWDGVPTIAEAMSQLKGQAARTPPPQWVRVIGGWNEFQFAEGRMPTFKELNAAAPDTPVFLLHLYDSAMLNKAAIHALGMDKNTPNPPGGVVVKDQRGNPTGLLIAEPNALILYSTIANAPKLSMEDQLNSSRHFMRELNRFGVTSVADAGGGGQNYPDDYAVVNQLEKAGQLTLRIAYSLFAQNSGEELNDYTRWLDMTKPGAGSDLLRVNGAGENLAWSAADFENFLQPRPDLKPVMESELEAIVMKLAEARWPWRIHATYDETIDRFLNVFERVHRAHPIDDLRWFIDHAETVSDRNLERIQKLGGGIAIQHRMAYQGEYFIRRYGVEEVKRHPPVRQMLKMGIPVGAGTDGTRVASYHPWTCLWWMVTGKTVGGTVLHDQEDCLSRSEALRLYTQGSAWFSNEDDRKGTLSVGQFADLAVLSDDYFSVEADAIRQIESVLTMLGGKVVYGKKNYANLSPELPPVSPDWSPVAFYGGYDNSQPAPPIHEHTPIMAPDGRVWTTSCGCGN
- a CDS encoding hydrolase, producing the protein MKNILPDTDGGLLTAENCALVFIDHQPQMAFGVSNQIDRQLLMNNVLMLAKGAKEFDVPVILTTVETESFSGAMWPQLLDIFPDQSPIERTGMNSWDTEAFREAIKATGKKNIILSGLWTEVCITWPTLNMLDEGYNIYVVEDACGGTSQAAHDAALSRMVQAGAVRMTTIATVLEFQRDWANREHYNALMDLFREHGGAYGIGIEYCYTMVHNAPAARKVT